The proteins below are encoded in one region of Myxococcales bacterium:
- a CDS encoding HEAT repeat domain-containing protein produces the protein MRLRAGWVLLTAALMLATPGLSHAQPRPTPSRRVPVRPPRPPPPRRVPVPPKHRAKPAVSTRATSFSSRLGITTAMRLLRSTDVSERVRGLERLGEVGTPAATELLARSLEPGGAAKGYEERLATVRALAKHADKQAPRQTLARAMASSVSGRADDGGETLVRDTAALALARSAHKDALEILGKALRQEGPVAASALRALSAHPPRNLRPILAARGAPTRTLIDLLDALGDQRAFSALRGFVKHGSPELKGRALVALTRLGDYETVAVARLWLKQTKNDRRLRLAAAETLLMAHAPDAGRALSALLDEPDTAEAATLLASQSRSEALLPGLAKRLSAADASSAPALLAAIGRIGTARAAQLLSAELANEEHGTAAAYALGTCASSDAGQHLARALLQPKTRRNAARASVVREVVLGDRVDDLDAALRSLIVSEVAADRAAGAWGLATKDTKLARTLLGRSDHVVVRAAARAALAVDAASVAADRLAGESDPLTRAALAIALTRESSARRVPTRVIVELLEGGGAAAAVAAKALSARDDATLRPQIELLSKSGDPLIRAHVALGLSDSRAPSSIGLLAEMYRAEQNADVRHAVIVALSRRTDSTRRATLRLAADLDGDERVRSAARLALKNVALSPLPTGRSALWLALVDSGTGPSHPAQARVGTPSGVALPVVADPDGLVVMAGLPEGPLVLRLATGSDESNAPGR, from the coding sequence GTGAGGCTCCGCGCTGGCTGGGTGCTGCTCACGGCAGCGCTGATGTTGGCGACGCCCGGGCTCTCCCACGCACAACCCCGTCCGACTCCGAGCCGGCGTGTTCCGGTCCGGCCGCCGCGGCCGCCGCCTCCGCGGCGGGTGCCCGTACCGCCAAAACATCGAGCCAAACCTGCGGTCAGCACTCGGGCGACCAGCTTCAGCTCGCGGCTCGGAATCACCACGGCGATGCGTCTGCTGCGCTCGACCGATGTCAGCGAACGCGTGCGCGGCCTCGAGCGTCTGGGCGAGGTCGGCACGCCCGCTGCCACGGAGCTCCTGGCGCGAAGCCTGGAGCCGGGAGGCGCAGCGAAGGGTTACGAAGAACGCTTGGCCACGGTCCGCGCGCTGGCAAAACACGCAGACAAACAGGCCCCGCGCCAGACGTTGGCGCGAGCCATGGCCAGCTCGGTCTCGGGTCGCGCCGACGATGGCGGGGAGACCCTCGTGCGCGACACCGCGGCCCTCGCCCTCGCTCGGTCCGCGCACAAGGACGCCCTCGAGATCTTGGGCAAGGCGCTGCGCCAGGAAGGCCCGGTCGCAGCATCCGCTCTCCGCGCCCTCTCCGCTCATCCACCGCGGAACCTACGGCCCATCCTCGCGGCGCGCGGCGCGCCCACCCGAACGCTGATCGATCTGCTCGACGCGCTGGGTGATCAGCGAGCATTCTCTGCGCTTCGCGGCTTCGTGAAACACGGCTCGCCGGAGCTCAAGGGTCGAGCGCTCGTCGCGCTCACGCGCCTCGGTGACTACGAGACCGTCGCAGTCGCAAGGCTCTGGCTGAAACAAACGAAGAACGATCGGCGACTGCGCCTGGCTGCCGCCGAGACCCTGCTCATGGCCCACGCTCCGGACGCCGGGCGTGCGCTCTCGGCCTTGCTCGACGAACCGGACACCGCCGAGGCCGCCACCCTTCTCGCCAGTCAGAGCCGCTCCGAGGCGCTCTTGCCGGGGCTCGCCAAACGCCTGAGCGCGGCGGATGCAAGCAGTGCACCGGCGCTCCTGGCAGCCATTGGGCGCATCGGAACGGCGCGCGCCGCCCAGCTTTTGTCCGCCGAGCTCGCCAACGAGGAACACGGCACGGCCGCCGCCTACGCGCTCGGGACCTGCGCCAGCAGTGACGCGGGGCAGCACCTGGCCCGCGCGCTGCTTCAGCCGAAGACGCGCCGAAACGCGGCCCGCGCCTCGGTGGTCCGTGAGGTCGTGCTCGGCGATCGAGTGGACGACCTCGACGCCGCCCTCCGCAGCCTGATCGTCTCCGAGGTTGCCGCGGACCGCGCGGCTGGCGCTTGGGGGCTTGCCACCAAAGACACGAAGCTCGCGCGGACCCTGCTCGGCCGCTCTGATCATGTCGTGGTGCGCGCGGCCGCTCGCGCAGCGCTCGCCGTGGACGCCGCCAGCGTCGCGGCCGACCGCCTCGCCGGCGAGTCCGACCCGCTCACTCGCGCCGCTCTTGCCATCGCCCTCACACGCGAGTCGAGCGCTCGGCGGGTACCAACCCGAGTCATCGTCGAGCTGCTCGAGGGGGGCGGCGCAGCCGCAGCGGTGGCCGCCAAGGCCCTGTCGGCGCGCGACGACGCCACGTTGCGCCCCCAGATCGAGCTCTTGTCGAAGAGCGGCGACCCGTTGATCCGCGCGCACGTCGCCCTCGGGCTGTCGGACAGTCGGGCACCCTCGTCGATCGGCCTGCTCGCCGAAATGTACCGCGCCGAACAGAACGCGGACGTACGCCACGCGGTGATCGTCGCGCTCAGCCGGCGAACCGACTCGACGCGTCGAGCAACTCTGCGCCTGGCGGCCGACCTCGACGGTGACGAACGTGTGCGCAGCGCGGCGCGCCTGGCATTGAAGAACGTCGCGCTGTCGCCACTCCCGACCGGGCGCTCTGCGCTGTGGCTCGCCCTGGTCGACTCTGGCACAGGCCCCAGCCACCCCGCGCAGGCCCGAGTGGGGACGCCGAGCGGCGTTGCGCTCCCGGTGGTGGCCGACCCGGACGGTCTCGTCGTGATGGCGGGGCTGCCGGAAGGCCCCCTCGTGCTGCGGCTTGCCACCGGAAGCGACGAGAGCAACGCTCCAGGTCGATGA
- the xseB gene encoding exodeoxyribonuclease VII small subunit, with protein sequence METKSAESKKRRATTADKEEPNFEASLARLSEIVEQLESGELPLERSLTLFEEGVGLARASQAKLDQAERRVEELLSVDEDGNPVVRELPVD encoded by the coding sequence GTGGAAACCAAGAGCGCCGAGAGCAAGAAACGACGGGCGACGACGGCGGACAAGGAGGAGCCCAACTTCGAGGCCTCCCTCGCGCGCTTGAGCGAGATCGTCGAACAGCTCGAGTCCGGCGAGCTACCGCTCGAGCGCTCCCTCACGCTGTTCGAGGAGGGCGTCGGTCTGGCGCGCGCCTCACAAGCCAAGCTCGATCAGGCCGAGCGCCGGGTCGAGGAGCTACTGTCCGTGGACGAAGACGGGAACCCCGTCGTGCGCGAGCTACCGGTGGACTGA
- a CDS encoding thrombospondin type 3 repeat-containing protein, which produces MRLSQRLAVTIGALVVSTAAAAEPQPSLDLRNFHPPADPKGSLYLEPSSTPSAGDWNVGAWLSYSHRSVTLEDASGTRVAIPLDNQLSLDYVAAVGVLDRLALSLTLPTVLYQNGDDVNPQLGDGRLPQTALGDAAFGLKANLIPTSALGGFGLAALARVTAPTGDSRSFVSDGTVSGDLRLLGELKLIAVTLQATAGAKVRGQKRTYVGEEFGHDLPWGVALGVHPQAFGLDKGGHWTWSAEARGQLALTPEFGSAHASPALVGLSARYGLGDVSLIGGAELPLNGAVGSPKVRGVLGISWAPRFYDQDGDGISDELDECQELAEDKDGFEDRDGCPDFDNDDDGVPDEEDKCPTEQEDEDGFQDDDGCPDLDNDGDGVPDSVDACPDEAGPATGSAKGAGCPNKDADGDGVEDAADKCIDQPEDKDGFQDTDGCPDPDNDRDGVLDEEDACPLLKGDPRSDPKLNGCPSPDRDGDTFDDAADKCPDQPEDFDGVDDEDGCPDDDGDKPAAARAKPLLTVAQKGDRRTLNFRVAPKLTGKASEVDIDPKTLPSVRALATLLNQNHGWVALVGVRAAGTTPEAEQEALNKSFAVVNTLRSLTHRDDAAESIGWSAVKGQPGAQQRGYGIMIVGPGTAGAGATPELAAPPKASGAAKTPPNAGRLQLKMPAPAAGPTKATAPMGQPKPPTPPVPPTPKKSP; this is translated from the coding sequence ATGCGACTGAGCCAGAGGCTCGCCGTCACTATAGGTGCTCTCGTCGTTTCGACCGCGGCGGCTGCCGAGCCACAGCCGTCTCTCGACTTGCGCAACTTCCACCCGCCAGCCGACCCGAAGGGATCGCTCTATCTCGAGCCCAGCTCCACGCCCAGCGCCGGGGACTGGAACGTCGGCGCCTGGCTCTCGTACTCGCACCGTTCGGTGACGCTAGAAGATGCCTCGGGGACGCGGGTGGCCATCCCCCTCGATAACCAGCTGTCGCTCGACTACGTCGCGGCCGTGGGTGTGCTCGATCGCTTGGCGCTCAGCCTTACCCTGCCGACCGTGCTCTACCAGAACGGCGACGACGTGAACCCGCAGCTGGGTGATGGCCGGCTGCCGCAGACCGCGCTCGGAGACGCAGCGTTCGGGTTGAAGGCGAACTTGATCCCCACCAGCGCGCTCGGTGGGTTCGGGCTGGCAGCGCTCGCGCGGGTGACCGCGCCGACGGGTGACAGTCGTTCCTTCGTTTCTGACGGAACGGTGAGCGGAGACCTGCGGCTGCTCGGCGAGCTCAAGCTGATCGCGGTGACCCTCCAAGCTACCGCGGGCGCGAAGGTCCGAGGACAGAAGCGCACCTACGTCGGCGAAGAGTTCGGCCACGATCTGCCCTGGGGCGTCGCACTCGGCGTGCATCCACAGGCCTTTGGCCTCGACAAGGGTGGACACTGGACCTGGAGCGCGGAGGCTCGCGGCCAGCTCGCCCTCACGCCGGAGTTCGGCAGCGCCCACGCTTCACCGGCGCTGGTGGGCCTCTCGGCCCGGTATGGGCTCGGCGACGTGTCCCTGATTGGCGGCGCGGAGTTGCCTCTGAACGGTGCGGTCGGAAGCCCGAAAGTCCGAGGAGTGCTCGGGATCTCGTGGGCGCCGCGCTTCTACGATCAGGACGGCGACGGCATCAGCGACGAGCTGGACGAGTGCCAGGAGCTCGCCGAAGACAAGGACGGCTTCGAGGATCGCGATGGCTGCCCGGACTTCGACAACGACGACGACGGCGTGCCGGACGAAGAGGACAAATGTCCCACCGAGCAAGAAGACGAAGACGGATTCCAGGACGACGACGGTTGCCCGGACCTGGACAACGACGGCGACGGCGTGCCCGATTCAGTGGATGCGTGCCCCGACGAGGCGGGGCCTGCGACCGGCTCCGCGAAGGGCGCAGGTTGCCCGAACAAGGATGCAGATGGGGATGGCGTCGAGGACGCCGCGGACAAATGCATCGACCAACCCGAAGACAAAGACGGGTTCCAGGACACCGACGGCTGTCCCGATCCCGACAACGACCGCGACGGGGTGCTCGACGAAGAGGACGCCTGCCCACTGCTCAAGGGTGATCCGCGCTCGGACCCGAAGCTGAACGGCTGCCCGAGCCCGGACCGGGACGGGGACACCTTCGACGACGCGGCGGACAAGTGCCCGGACCAACCCGAGGACTTCGACGGCGTCGACGACGAGGACGGTTGCCCGGACGACGACGGAGACAAACCGGCGGCGGCCCGTGCCAAACCGCTGCTCACTGTCGCTCAGAAGGGCGACCGGCGCACGCTGAACTTCCGAGTCGCGCCCAAGTTGACGGGCAAGGCCAGTGAGGTCGACATCGATCCGAAGACGCTGCCGAGCGTGCGGGCCCTGGCCACACTGTTGAACCAGAATCACGGCTGGGTCGCGCTGGTCGGGGTGCGGGCGGCCGGCACCACACCAGAGGCAGAGCAAGAGGCGCTGAACAAGTCGTTCGCCGTCGTGAACACCCTGCGCAGCCTGACCCACCGGGACGACGCGGCAGAGAGCATCGGCTGGAGCGCCGTGAAGGGCCAGCCGGGTGCGCAGCAGCGGGGTTACGGCATCATGATCGTCGGGCCCGGCACCGCAGGAGCGGGCGCCACGCCCGAGCTCGCAGCGCCCCCGAAGGCGAGCGGTGCAGCCAAGACTCCGCCGAACGCCGGCAGACTTCAGCTGAAGATGCCGGCGCCGGCGGCAGGTCCAACGAAAGCAACGGCACCGATGGGTCAGCCCAAGCCGCCTACGCCCCCCGTGCCTCCCACTCCGAAGAAGAGCCCGTGA